The nucleotide sequence TTTGTAATACGGGTTAGTTACTTACACAGGTTACTGAAAGGGCTGATTTCCAGAAGGATTTGTCGCTGGACAGCTTAGACAAGGTGGAACTGGTTATGGCTATTGAAGAAGAGTTCTCGATTGAGATCCCTGAAGAAAAAGCTGATAAGCTTACTTGCTGTGGTGATGTTGCTACATACATACTCTCGGAAACTCCCCCCAAAGCGTCTCAATCCTGAgttatctctttctctcagtCTTGTCTTCAATGTTTGCAAGTTTAAGAGACATGCTTTGTGTTGTTAATTCAGCAAATTTTATTTGGGTTAGTTCTGCTAAACATTTCATATGATATATGTTCTACAATGTGATCACATTACTTTTGTACCAAAAACATGAGAGCCTTCTTTTATACACATGATGTAAACAGCGTATGTTTTTTTAACACCGTGGGAACATGAAAAACAATATACTGTAGAGAGAGACTCAACTCGGTTCTGTGACTGAAGCGCCAGCTAAACAAACGAGGACCAGAACAAACAAATGGTTTTCAGATGACGGTACTTGAAGAATCTGCTATCTCTGTTCAAATCTTTTGTTGAAATGTTGACACAATGAGCTTGCTATGATCTTGAACTGTAACCTTGTAACCTGATCTTCCCTGAGGTGTAGACACGGAAGCCACTGGTAGAGGAAACAAGTTTGATACGTTTGTGTATATTGGTAGAAGTGTGATAGCATCTGTAGGGCTTAGGCACATGTACTGGCTTGATGAAACATGTGTTTTCGAGGTCAGGAATAGCGTGGAGTTGGGAGGGAAGATCGATTTCGAACTCTCCCAAATCATCAGTAACAGCCTTAATCCATTTGGACCTCTTTTTGGATCCAGTGCTGCACTTGATGGCAACAGTTGCACCTGTAGGGATCATGTAAGTACTCAGAACGCACAAGTAGCATGAAGAGAAAAGGTAGAGAAACTATATTACCTGGAATAGCGATGGAATGAAAGCGAGGACGTGAAGTGTCGCAAAGAAGAGATCCGGTGATGATGACGGAGGAGAGTTTCTGTTCACCGTAGCCAGCCATCTCCACCATCTCCGTTCTGGTCCATATATTCCCAAATGCTCcgttgaacaagaagaagaagattatgaagAAGCAACGGAGAATGAAGAAGCTTCCCATTCttaaaaagcaaagaaaaatgtttttctttttgcctttgtcacaacaatatgaatattgtttggttttgttaaagAAATGAGAATAGCATGAacgaggatatatatatatacaagaggCTAAAGAAGAGTAAGAGACCCTTTGCGTGGCTTCAGGTTACACAGCTCTGTACGGCAGCTTCTCTTTATACCCATATAACCCTCTTTGCTTTTTAATTCATATCTttcctataaataaataaaaaaactaattcatGGCTGACTTGTAAATGAAAGGGTCAATTTGGGAGCTGAATCTTCCAAATGAATCAATGAACCccgggagagagaaagagagacggcACTTGGAAGCAATTACTGAGTGGTTCGCCTACTCTTTCACTCCGTAGaagtatttaattaaatttggtgCAACGTTTGTATGTAATGTGAcgtttctccttttctttattaatttgtcTAAGAAGCGCTACAAAATTGAATTGGAGTAGTCATGCAGGAACCAAAAGAATCAAGCCTACCCCCAACTATACTCTCTCTCACCCCACACATTTCATTCAGCTTTGAACAAATAACACAACGCTGATTGACTTTCGTCTCTACGTGGCGTACACACATCTATAGTACTAGTAGGATGGAGTCAGCAGTCAGCACGATGCCTTgcgtttagggttttgttgacCAAACCACACTTTCTCAATTCCTCGTTAcattgaaaagagagaaaagcttAGACATCGTCTATCACCTTTCAATGGGCCATTCAGTTTGATAACTGATTAATATTTACGGCCGGCCCATTAGGATCCCAGGTGGGACAAACCATTAGTAGTACTAATGTCATTAGGAGCTTAATTAATACAGCTAGAAGCTGGTGATTATGGTTAAGTAATAATCACACGCTTAGTAAAGCGACAATGGCTGGGCCCATCGGGGAAGATCGAGTTGAGACCGTCAAAAGTGGACAAAAACTGGACCCTTTGTTTCCAACAGCTGTCTGATCTGATTGGTCGATGCAGTTTTGATGGCAATGAACCCCACCACAGAGACCACACCTTCATGATCCCAAACCAATTCAAATCCCCCTCTTTTCttactactagtctactactactagttgttaacaaaaacaaaaaaaaaaaaaaaggggaaaaattgACCGATGGGTCGTTGAGTGGCAGTTACCTTCTGTCTCCCTAACGCGTTCATCTCTCCACTGTGTCTTCCACGCGCTCTATTTCTCTCTGCTGTGTGTAGACCACGCTCCTCTTCTTCGCGTCGGGTCCAGACGAAAGGTTGGCCGGGTCCACTAACGGTCCACAACACGTGGCAGAGTGATAAAGGGCTGTTTATCTCACTCAAACAAGATCATTCCAATCCGACGGTCGAGCACGTTTCCAGTTGTCAGAATCTTATCAGTAAATGGACGGTTCATATGTGGTCACGTGTCACGTGAACAGAAGTCGTGCATCCTCGCTTTATATAAACTCCGGCGACTCCCCTTCACCACTGTGTACAAATCTCAGCCGACACTTTTCAATTCCCACCCGTTCCTTTTTTcactaaaaccctaaatttctcgCTTCAGTCTTCCCCTCCCACTCTCAAGTCAACCACCAGTTGAATTCGATTTTGAATCAAATGATGGAATGAtttgttgaaaacaaaaagagagtaaagtttccagcttttttttttttcttgtaatattttCAGAAATGGGGGATTCCGATAGGGATTCCGGTGGAGGGAAAAACGGGAACAATCAGAACGGACAGTCCTCGTTGTCTCCCAGGGAGCAAGACAGGTTCTTGCCGATCGCTAACGTCAGCAGGATCATGAAGAAGGCCTTGCCCGCTAACGCCAAGATCTCCAAAGATGCCAAAGAGACCATGCAGGAGTGTGTCTCCGAGTTCATCAGTTTCGTCACCGGAGAAGCCTCCGATAAGTgtcagaaggagaagaggaagaccaTCAACGGCGACGATTTGCTCTGGGCTATGACCACTCTAGGGTTTGAGGATTATGTTGAACCATTGAAAGTTTACTTGCAGAGGTTTAGGGAGATCGAAGGGGAGAGGACTGGACTCGGGAGGCCACAGACTGGTGGTGAGCCCGGAGAGCATCAGGGCGATGCTGCTGGTTTCTACGGTGGTGGTGCTGGGATGCAGTATCACCaacatcatcagtttcttcacCAGCAGAACCATATGTATGGAGCCACAGGTGGCGGTAGCAACGGTGGAGCTGGGGCTGCCTCCGGTAGGACAAGAActtaaatacatatttatatatatacacatgccTATTTTTACGACCCATAAAAATTCGTAATTATCGATGTATAAGGTATCAGATGACGAACATTGGCGTTGGTGATGTAAATTACATCAGATGTGCATTTAAGGGTTTAGATTTTGCGGCTGTGTAAAGAGGATTAAGTGTGTTTGTTGAACAATAGGATTCACTAACGAATCTGCTTTATTGAATCTTGTATGTAACCTAAAGCCATTATATTGGATTTGGATCGCACTGAACTGAATGCAAATGTTTTCATTTGTGatgctttttatgtttttggttgaGGGCTAAATAGATTCAAGTGTCAGTCAAAATGCttacataaagagagagagagagagagaggcagcaAATAAACCAGCTTCGTTAGAATCGTGAGGACTGCTCTGTTGAAGGTCAATGGCCCGAATGTAAGTCGCGGGTGTTGTAGTACAAGTTTCCTTGTTGATCAGGCGCCGAGACACGAATAGGAGTGAAGCCTTCGTAGTCTCCGTTGGTTTTAGCAGAGCAAATGTCTGTCATGTACCTCAAGAGTTCATGTTTCTGTACAATTGGTTGCTTTGTGTATTCCTCCCAAGGCATCCACTGCACCAAGTTCCCATTTTCAGAAAGAGAAGAGGGACTGGAGGGTTGTTCAAGTGGGGAGGAAAAAATGTTACCTGAGCTGCCTCAATCTCTGACTCCTGTGCATTGATTTCCAAAGAAAGGGGCTTTAACATGCAGACGA is from Camelina sativa cultivar DH55 chromosome 20, Cs, whole genome shotgun sequence and encodes:
- the LOC104772052 gene encoding uncharacterized protein LOC104772052; the encoded protein is MGSFFILRCFFIIFFFLFNGAFGNIWTRTEMVEMAGYGEQKLSSVIITGSLLCDTSRPRFHSIAIPGATVAIKCSTGSKKRSKWIKAVTDDLGEFEIDLPSQLHAIPDLENTCFIKPVHVPKPYRCYHTSTNIHKRIKLVSSTSGFRVYTSGKIRLQGYSSRS
- the LOC104772054 gene encoding nuclear transcription factor Y subunit B-2-like isoform X1 gives rise to the protein MGDSDRDSGGGKNGNNQNGQSSLSPREQDRFLPIANVSRIMKKALPANAKISKDAKETMQECVSEFISFVTGEASDKCQKEKRKTINGDDLLWAMTTLGFEDYVEPLKVYLQRFREIEGERTGLGRPQTGGEPGEHQGDAAGFYGGGAGMQYHQHHQFLHQQNHMYGATGGGSNGGAGAASGRTRT
- the LOC104772054 gene encoding nuclear transcription factor Y subunit B-2-like isoform X2; the encoded protein is MGDSDRDSGGGKNGNNQNGQSSLSPREQDRFLPIANVSRIMKKALPANAKISKDAKETMQECVSEFISFVTGEASDKCQKEKRKTINGDDLLWAMTTLGFEDYVEPLKVYLQRFREIEGERTGLGRPQTGGEPGEHQGDAAGFYGGGAGMQYHQHHQFLHQQNHMYGATGGGSNGGAGAASGIR